A single region of the Undibacterium piscinae genome encodes:
- a CDS encoding transporter substrate-binding domain-containing protein, with translation MPRLLKMLDAGELDLPILLLVKNPEREAKYFFPAQSLYQARAGLAVAASSKVTVLPSADALQGMRIGIFLGQYLSPSMRQAGLNLELVGGGQDMFVRNFKKLMLGRLDAVYAPDTFVLRYEAKVSGVAAAIRIVELPEPATPGYTVFNKKDAANLGARYEKALEAVIKERGDYVSAFLRF, from the coding sequence ATGCCGCGTCTGCTGAAAATGCTCGATGCTGGTGAACTCGATTTACCCATTTTGCTGCTCGTCAAAAACCCTGAGCGCGAAGCCAAGTATTTTTTCCCAGCCCAATCGCTGTACCAAGCACGCGCCGGTTTGGCTGTTGCTGCGAGCTCTAAGGTGACCGTGCTGCCATCCGCCGATGCACTCCAGGGCATGCGAATTGGTATTTTTCTAGGGCAGTATCTATCGCCCAGCATGCGCCAAGCTGGCCTCAACCTGGAGCTCGTTGGCGGTGGTCAAGATATGTTTGTGCGCAATTTTAAAAAATTGATGCTAGGCCGTCTGGACGCGGTCTATGCACCAGATACCTTCGTGTTGCGCTACGAAGCCAAAGTCTCAGGCGTGGCGGCCGCGATTCGGATTGTGGAGCTACCCGAGCCTGCCACCCCCGGTTACACCGTTTTCAATAAAAAAGATGCGGCAAACTTAGGAGCCCGCTACGAAAAAGCCCTAGAGGCCGTGATCAAAGAGCGCGGCGATTATGTAAGTGCCTTCCTGCGATTCTAG
- a CDS encoding ABC transporter ATP-binding protein gives MLEIRQVVKTYGKNAPAVDHVSLSLTQGVVGLIGHNGAGKTSLMQMIATLTRPSSGQILFQGVDIVKNPNAIRQRLGYLPQDFGVYANLSALEFLQYFAALKGVRNPARLLQLLEMLNLHEHAHKPASTFSGGMRRRLGIAQALINDPDILIVDEPTAGLDPEERLRFRNLLAELGFKKLVIMSTHIVSDVASIASELAIMRQGKLIAHQSPDVFLQQARGQIWSAQVAHSDFEALSARVNVLQAQRSGSSVNLRIAHPHSPCADAALAEPSLEEALMAQRYASLEQAA, from the coding sequence ATGCTGGAAATACGCCAAGTAGTAAAAACCTATGGAAAAAATGCGCCAGCGGTTGACCATGTGAGCTTGTCGCTGACGCAGGGCGTGGTGGGTCTGATCGGCCACAATGGTGCCGGTAAAACCAGCCTGATGCAGATGATCGCGACGCTCACGCGCCCCAGCAGCGGGCAGATCTTGTTTCAGGGCGTCGACATCGTCAAAAACCCGAATGCGATACGCCAACGCCTGGGTTATTTGCCGCAGGATTTTGGCGTGTACGCTAATCTCAGCGCGCTCGAATTTTTGCAGTATTTTGCAGCGCTCAAAGGGGTGCGCAATCCGGCGCGCCTGTTGCAGTTGCTAGAAATGCTGAACCTGCATGAACACGCGCATAAACCGGCATCTACTTTTTCTGGCGGTATGCGGCGTCGCTTAGGCATCGCGCAAGCGTTGATCAATGATCCCGATATTCTGATCGTCGATGAACCCACCGCCGGTCTCGATCCGGAAGAGCGCTTACGGTTTCGCAATTTACTGGCCGAGCTGGGGTTTAAAAAACTGGTGATCATGTCCACCCATATCGTCTCTGATGTGGCGAGTATCGCCAGCGAGTTGGCGATTATGCGTCAGGGCAAATTGATCGCCCATCAAAGCCCGGACGTCTTCCTGCAACAAGCGCGCGGCCAGATCTGGTCGGCACAGGTCGCCCACAGCGATTTTGAGGCGCTCTCTGCCAGGGTCAATGTGTTGCAGGCACAGCGTAGCGGTAGCAGCGTGAATCTACGTATCGCCCATCCGCACAGCCCCTGCGCAGACGCCGCGCTGGCCGAACCTAGTCTGGAAGAAGCCTTGATGGCGCAACGCTACGCCAGCCTGGAGCAAGCCGCATGA
- a CDS encoding DUF2892 domain-containing protein, translating into MLYAKNLPAWERLARIIASALAVAASFYFFSGNTALLLAASAVGFALTGLVGFCPMCAMAGRRITKDQ; encoded by the coding sequence ATGTTATATGCAAAAAATTTACCCGCGTGGGAACGTCTGGCACGTATCATTGCTTCAGCCTTGGCAGTGGCAGCGAGTTTTTATTTTTTTAGTGGCAACACCGCGCTGTTGCTAGCCGCTTCGGCAGTTGGCTTCGCTCTCACTGGCCTGGTCGGCTTTTGCCCTATGTGCGCCATGGCCGGACGCCGCATCACTAAAGACCAATAA
- a CDS encoding RNA polymerase sigma factor, producing the protein MKLSEQNLGLLTAAKIGDPSALNHVLILCQPDIRRYAQRHCAISDVDDAVQESLLILSRKIGTVQALAAFSGWLFKVVARECRRLGRKMLRYDPYEEEKLESWLNTRSTDQLRLELIQALESLPQDYREIILLRDFEELTIGEIAQHLGLTPGASKSRLHRARLLAREYLLGSQ; encoded by the coding sequence ATGAAATTATCAGAACAAAATCTCGGCTTACTCACTGCCGCCAAGATCGGTGACCCCAGCGCGCTCAATCATGTGCTGATCTTATGCCAGCCCGATATACGCCGCTATGCACAACGCCATTGCGCCATCAGCGATGTCGACGATGCGGTACAAGAAAGCCTGCTGATACTCTCGCGCAAAATCGGCACGGTACAAGCGCTGGCGGCATTTTCTGGCTGGCTGTTTAAAGTAGTGGCACGCGAATGCCGCCGGCTCGGTCGTAAAATGCTGCGCTACGATCCCTACGAAGAAGAAAAACTAGAAAGCTGGCTAAACACACGCAGCACCGATCAATTGCGACTAGAACTGATACAGGCACTAGAATCGCTGCCGCAAGACTATCGAGAGATCATCTTACTGAGAGATTTTGAAGAACTCACCATAGGCGAAATCGCCCAGCATTTAGGACTAACCCCAGGCGCCAGCAAAAGCCGCCTACACCGCGCCCGCCTGCTAGCTCGCGAGTATTTGCTGGGTAGCCAATAA
- a CDS encoding ubiquinone/menaquinone biosynthesis methyltransferase produces MSTDDTAAQQNAAEFAWQNDDVFGRIAARYDQLCDVFSFGIHRLWKRRVARRIANEEWRTLLDGATGTGDIILRVLADASTQGRTVIASDVSTKMLAIAEQRLRSFQDTLSLRLLDAENMPSIPTDSIDAYSISLGLKICNRHLAIQEALRVLTPGGRLIVLEASNIRWKLLHRAYLTYMAVCMPALGWLASGGDASAYSYLLQGVRDFPSAEQFAQELLNHGFEEVEFERLSLGIVAIHSARKPRKRP; encoded by the coding sequence ATGAGCACTGATGACACCGCAGCGCAGCAAAACGCTGCCGAATTCGCATGGCAGAACGATGATGTCTTTGGCCGCATTGCGGCTCGCTACGACCAGCTATGCGATGTATTTAGCTTTGGTATTCACAGACTCTGGAAACGGCGCGTCGCACGGCGTATAGCAAATGAAGAGTGGCGTACGCTACTCGATGGCGCGACCGGAACCGGCGACATCATTCTTCGCGTACTAGCCGATGCTTCAACTCAAGGACGCACAGTCATCGCATCAGACGTGAGCACAAAGATGCTCGCAATCGCAGAACAACGCCTACGCTCCTTCCAAGATACGCTGAGCCTCAGACTGCTTGATGCCGAGAACATGCCGTCCATACCGACAGATAGTATCGACGCATACTCTATTTCACTCGGCCTGAAAATCTGCAACCGCCACCTAGCAATCCAGGAAGCGCTGCGAGTTCTCACGCCAGGAGGCAGACTCATCGTCTTAGAAGCATCCAATATTCGCTGGAAGTTACTACATCGCGCCTATCTGACATACATGGCCGTCTGCATGCCAGCGCTCGGCTGGCTGGCAAGCGGTGGTGACGCGTCTGCGTACAGCTACTTATTACAAGGTGTTCGCGACTTCCCATCCGCCGAGCAGTTTGCTCAAGAGTTGCTAAACCATGGCTTCGAGGAGGTCGAATTCGAGCGACTATCACTTGGTATCGTCGCGATACACAGCGCGCGCAAACCACGCAAGAGGCCTTAA
- a CDS encoding nuclear transport factor 2 family protein yields MTPTELMREWVARFNAADIQGLAEMYAEDAVNEQAVLAEPLVGRSAIRKLLEVDFARAKMVCIEERIYECGDTAILQWRDPLGLKGCGFFQFRDEKICHQKGYFDQLSFFKAQGLPVPHDYLNS; encoded by the coding sequence ATGACACCGACAGAATTGATGAGAGAGTGGGTCGCCAGGTTCAATGCAGCAGACATACAAGGCTTGGCGGAGATGTACGCGGAAGACGCTGTTAATGAGCAGGCCGTTCTTGCTGAACCTTTGGTAGGCCGCTCGGCAATCCGCAAATTGCTTGAGGTCGATTTCGCTCGAGCAAAGATGGTGTGTATCGAAGAGCGTATCTATGAGTGCGGAGATACTGCGATTCTTCAATGGCGAGACCCACTCGGTTTGAAAGGTTGCGGGTTCTTCCAGTTTAGGGATGAAAAAATCTGCCATCAGAAGGGATATTTTGATCAACTATCGTTCTTTAAAGCGCAGGGTTTACCGGTTCCGCATGACTATCTCAATTCCTAA
- a CDS encoding ATPase, whose protein sequence is MKISVETIVKAPIAKVWSAYTTPDDIKQWNAASDDWHTTQASVDLRAGGAFSSRMEAKDGSFGFDFAGTYTKIVPHELIEYTFGDRTGVVEFIENELGVKLRVSFDAETEHLVEQQRQGWQAILDNFARHVEAKQPGRLG, encoded by the coding sequence ATGAAAATTTCGGTAGAAACCATCGTCAAAGCGCCCATCGCCAAAGTCTGGAGCGCTTACACCACGCCGGACGACATCAAGCAATGGAATGCGGCTTCTGATGATTGGCACACGACCCAAGCCAGCGTCGATTTGCGTGCCGGTGGGGCGTTTTCATCGCGCATGGAGGCCAAAGACGGTAGCTTCGGTTTTGACTTCGCAGGTACCTATACCAAGATCGTGCCTCACGAGCTAATCGAGTATACCTTCGGCGACCGTACTGGGGTAGTCGAATTCATAGAGAACGAACTTGGCGTCAAGCTACGCGTCAGCTTCGACGCCGAAACCGAGCATCTGGTGGAACAACAACGTCAAGGATGGCAAGCTATCTTAGATAATTTTGCCAGACACGTTGAAGCCAAACAACCCGGTAGGCTGGGTTAA